A window of the Paenibacillus woosongensis genome harbors these coding sequences:
- a CDS encoding RraA family protein, which yields MSASHYPGSEAFKGIPTACISDALDTFGINGGLEGLKALGPGMALAGPAYTLQYEPVPEGEAAQAGEFIDEVPEGHVVVIANGGRQYCTVWGDLLTYAAKIRGLRGTVIDGCCRDATAILQTGYPLFSLGSYMKSGKNRVRLAARQVPVTIGSTVVCPGDIVAADDSGVIVIPKDVAEQAYRRVKEIEAMEERILLDLQNGMPMKEARIKHRYNQYALRVNV from the coding sequence ATGAGTGCATCCCATTATCCGGGATCTGAAGCCTTCAAAGGAATACCGACGGCATGTATTTCCGATGCCCTGGACACCTTCGGGATCAACGGGGGGCTGGAGGGACTGAAGGCTTTGGGCCCCGGCATGGCTCTTGCGGGACCTGCGTATACGCTGCAGTATGAACCGGTCCCGGAAGGAGAGGCGGCTCAGGCGGGCGAGTTTATTGACGAGGTGCCGGAGGGACACGTCGTTGTGATTGCTAATGGCGGCAGGCAGTACTGTACTGTGTGGGGAGATCTGCTGACGTATGCTGCGAAGATCAGGGGGCTGCGAGGAACTGTTATCGACGGCTGCTGCCGGGATGCAACAGCGATCCTGCAAACTGGTTATCCGTTATTTTCGCTCGGAAGCTATATGAAATCAGGGAAGAACAGGGTCAGACTTGCAGCCAGGCAGGTACCGGTAACAATTGGCAGTACTGTCGTCTGCCCTGGCGATATTGTAGCTGCGGATGACTCTGGCGTGATCGTGATTCCTAAGGATGTGGCGGAGCAGGCATACCGCCGGGTCAAGGAAATTGAAGCGATGGAGGAGCGGATTCTTCTTGATTTGCAAAACGGCATGCCGATGAAAGA
- a CDS encoding circularly permuted type 2 ATP-grasp protein: protein MQRFLYEQDYRRMVASSGNRLDEEIKELEGRLENDGYVYRNKPFQLYPRVVILSSSDREWIRREAEQLIDILEKVIRLYEEDPATRQYFMLDEAASRLVRIDPGYQRKIRISRFDTYLVPGNESFKVLENNTDCPAGVIFTGRVNKVLRQIPSLSTYLENIPPLYEEGIHKPDAFINELVSVFAEFSPGSRLRSMAILQLENRVSLEVKEMVELLRKSGVEAVVTDPRQLSYREGKLYAGNQRIELIWNKINTADFIPLLDDSAALSDLIWACDDLAVCHVNSFQARFITESKLCLAYLSDPAFRKHFTDEECKILDKHIPWARKLSAVSPEDHEGQGMRKLFKLRRKKLVLKTAYDIRGEGVVIGLSTSQEQWEELIDQCWNKPFIVQELVAAPEIPVPTGPDHSLVHKKFSADLFMFGGSFQGFGSKLSDELKVNVFQGGSKQAIFSVDNSAAESRGSEQTACTSCRNCTNTGERCS, encoded by the coding sequence ATGCAGCGCTTCCTATATGAACAGGATTATCGCCGGATGGTTGCCAGCTCCGGGAATCGGCTGGACGAGGAGATCAAGGAGCTGGAAGGCCGGCTGGAGAACGATGGTTATGTGTACCGGAACAAGCCGTTTCAGCTTTACCCGAGAGTCGTCATTCTTTCTTCCTCCGACCGCGAATGGATCCGAAGAGAAGCCGAGCAGCTGATCGACATACTGGAGAAGGTGATCCGTCTTTATGAAGAAGATCCGGCCACCAGGCAGTATTTTATGCTGGATGAAGCCGCTTCCCGCCTGGTACGGATAGATCCTGGATATCAGCGCAAAATCCGTATTTCCCGGTTCGATACCTATCTTGTGCCGGGTAATGAGAGCTTTAAGGTTTTGGAAAACAATACAGATTGCCCGGCCGGTGTCATCTTTACAGGGCGCGTCAATAAGGTGCTCAGGCAAATTCCGTCACTCTCCACCTATTTGGAGAATATCCCTCCGCTATACGAAGAAGGTATCCACAAGCCCGATGCTTTTATCAATGAATTAGTCTCTGTCTTCGCCGAGTTCTCTCCCGGTTCAAGGCTTCGCAGCATGGCGATCCTTCAGCTGGAAAACCGGGTCAGCCTAGAGGTGAAGGAGATGGTTGAACTTCTCCGCAAATCAGGAGTCGAAGCCGTCGTCACGGATCCCCGGCAGCTTTCTTATCGGGAAGGCAAGCTTTATGCCGGAAATCAGCGCATAGAGCTCATCTGGAATAAAATAAACACCGCCGATTTTATCCCTCTTCTTGACGATTCCGCAGCGCTGTCCGACCTGATATGGGCATGCGACGACCTGGCCGTCTGCCATGTCAATTCTTTTCAAGCCCGCTTCATTACAGAGAGCAAGCTATGCTTGGCCTATCTTTCGGATCCAGCCTTCCGCAAGCATTTCACGGATGAAGAATGCAAAATACTCGATAAGCATATCCCCTGGGCACGCAAGCTATCGGCCGTGTCCCCTGAAGATCATGAAGGGCAGGGTATGCGCAAGCTGTTCAAGCTTCGCCGGAAGAAACTGGTGTTAAAGACCGCCTATGACATTAGAGGTGAAGGGGTCGTCATTGGTCTGTCCACCTCGCAGGAGCAATGGGAAGAACTGATCGATCAATGCTGGAACAAACCTTTTATCGTACAGGAACTGGTAGCCGCACCGGAAATCCCGGTTCCTACCGGCCCGGATCACTCCCTGGTCCACAAAAAATTCAGCGCGGATCTGTTCATGTTTGGCGGATCATTTCAAGGCTTTGGCTCGAAATTGAGCGATGAGCTGAAGGTGAACGTCTTTCAGGGAGGGAGCAAGCAGGCGATCTTCTCCGTGGATAACAGCGCTGCTGAATCGCGAGGGAGCGAGCAGACAGCTTGCACCTCCTGCCGCAACTGTACAAATACCGGCGAACGGTGCTCTTGA
- the ilvE gene encoding branched-chain-amino-acid transaminase: protein MKECFIQLNDRAVPYEEATIHVGSAAMKYGASVFEGIRGYWDADRHRMHLFSLSEHVDRLLDSMKIMGMEHSWNKKRVIGNIRNIILVNQLQEDCYVRVAASVEADGSLEARGPVLLSVAAFPQQRKPHSDRGIHISVSSWQRISDQMMPPRIKCIANYQNGRLAMLQAKSDGYDNTLLLNQHGKIAEAPTAAFFIVKNGRLITPSVTSGILESITRRHILSWAKEMGLTAEERELDRTECYLADEAFLCGTGAEILPVISVDRYKLGGGSIGPVTALLMNKYFNTAYAKEEGLEPNLEDIVTYPKEEIENAALPI, encoded by the coding sequence ATGAAGGAATGTTTCATTCAATTAAATGATAGGGCCGTTCCCTATGAAGAGGCGACGATCCATGTAGGATCGGCAGCGATGAAATACGGAGCGTCCGTATTTGAAGGGATCCGCGGCTATTGGGATGCTGATCGGCATCGAATGCACTTATTTTCCTTATCCGAGCATGTGGACCGTCTTTTGGATTCCATGAAAATTATGGGGATGGAGCATTCCTGGAATAAAAAGCGGGTGATTGGGAATATCCGCAATATTATCCTCGTCAATCAATTGCAGGAGGACTGTTATGTCCGCGTCGCCGCTTCCGTGGAAGCAGACGGTTCATTGGAGGCGAGAGGGCCCGTTCTGCTCAGCGTGGCTGCTTTTCCGCAGCAGCGCAAGCCGCATTCTGATCGGGGCATTCATATATCGGTCTCTTCCTGGCAGCGTATTTCCGACCAAATGATGCCGCCAAGGATCAAGTGCATCGCCAACTACCAGAACGGCCGCTTGGCGATGCTGCAGGCCAAATCGGACGGCTATGACAATACTCTTCTGCTGAATCAGCACGGCAAAATCGCGGAAGCTCCGACAGCGGCTTTTTTTATCGTAAAAAACGGCAGGCTGATCACCCCTTCCGTCACGTCCGGCATACTGGAAAGCATCACCCGCAGGCATATCCTGAGTTGGGCCAAGGAAATGGGCCTGACTGCCGAAGAGCGAGAGCTCGATCGCACGGAGTGTTATTTGGCCGATGAAGCCTTCCTCTGCGGTACGGGGGCGGAGATTCTCCCTGTAATTAGTGTTGACCGCTACAAGCTTGGCGGCGGGAGTATCGGGCCGGTCACGGCGCTGCTGATGAATAAATACTTCAATACGGCATATGCCAAAGAAGAAGGCCTGGAACCCAATTTGGAGGATATTGTTACTTATCCGAAGGAGGAGATCGAAAATGCAGCGCTTCCTATATGA